In Candidatus Roseilinea sp., one DNA window encodes the following:
- a CDS encoding xylulokinase, with protein MANSSQLHAGQVLVLDVGTSALKATLYSAQGAIVAQASQSYAYASPEPNSAEADPDDWWRALPPALAKLAANLRSVRIVGLTGQMHSPVLLDARGEAIKPCLLWLDRRCTQETAELMAALQLPPYHLNSTYTLPKLMWLARHRPEDIARAHTLLFPKDYVRYRLTGVICTDASEAGGAALLDWQSRRWVAERLHYAHLDGTVLPPLRGEGEVVGVVLDSVADALGLPRATPVIVGVGDVAAILGGAPIEPGRVMIAMGTSSMLYAILPDHLRDVRDENDGIYPYDLCGFRLLGGVSSLTGGALDWAWRAFGAASGLSFDQAMRIVEQMTTGADGLVFVPYLTGERSPFWRDDLRGMFIGLHLGHTWAHMLRAVVEGVGLCTRLMLQRFVRLGMPSPIVALSGGAARYSIWRRVLADACQRTLALYGGDSAASNVIYALCAQVLEPGVPFAEAMNRIFGQPTLIEPDEAMAQAYARAYAHYCHYLESMLQMSDEPSSYAKPNLDFVP; from the coding sequence ATGGCGAATTCATCACAATTGCACGCGGGCCAGGTTCTCGTGCTCGATGTAGGAACGTCGGCGTTGAAGGCGACATTGTATTCGGCGCAAGGCGCAATCGTAGCGCAAGCCAGCCAAAGCTACGCCTATGCCTCGCCCGAGCCGAATTCTGCGGAGGCGGACCCCGATGACTGGTGGCGCGCGCTGCCGCCAGCGCTGGCGAAGTTGGCCGCGAATTTGCGCTCCGTGCGGATTGTCGGCCTGACCGGCCAGATGCACAGCCCGGTGCTGCTGGATGCACGCGGCGAGGCGATCAAGCCGTGCCTGTTGTGGTTGGATCGGCGCTGCACCCAAGAGACGGCCGAGCTGATGGCCGCTCTGCAGTTACCACCCTATCATCTCAACTCGACCTACACCTTACCCAAGCTGATGTGGCTGGCACGCCACAGGCCGGAAGACATCGCGCGTGCACACACGCTCCTCTTCCCAAAGGACTACGTGCGCTACCGCCTTACCGGCGTGATCTGCACCGACGCCTCAGAGGCGGGGGGCGCAGCGTTGCTCGATTGGCAATCGCGCCGGTGGGTGGCAGAACGGTTGCACTATGCGCATCTCGACGGGACAGTGTTGCCGCCGTTGCGCGGCGAGGGTGAAGTGGTGGGCGTCGTGCTGGACAGCGTAGCCGATGCGCTTGGCTTGCCGCGTGCCACGCCTGTCATCGTAGGCGTCGGCGACGTCGCGGCGATCCTCGGCGGAGCGCCCATCGAGCCCGGTCGCGTGATGATAGCGATGGGCACGTCATCCATGCTGTATGCCATCCTGCCCGATCATCTGCGCGACGTGCGCGACGAGAACGATGGCATCTATCCCTACGATCTGTGTGGTTTTCGATTGCTGGGCGGCGTGTCATCGCTCACCGGCGGCGCGCTCGATTGGGCTTGGCGGGCGTTCGGCGCAGCTTCCGGCCTAAGCTTCGATCAAGCAATGCGCATCGTTGAGCAGATGACGACAGGCGCCGACGGCCTTGTATTCGTGCCGTATCTGACCGGCGAGCGCAGCCCATTTTGGCGCGATGACTTGCGTGGCATGTTCATCGGGTTGCACCTGGGGCACACCTGGGCGCATATGCTGCGTGCCGTGGTCGAGGGGGTCGGCTTGTGCACACGGCTGATGCTGCAGCGTTTCGTGCGCCTGGGCATGCCCTCGCCGATCGTCGCGTTGTCGGGGGGCGCGGCCCGATATTCAATTTGGCGACGTGTGCTGGCCGACGCATGCCAGCGCACCCTCGCACTATACGGCGGCGATAGCGCGGCGAGCAACGTGATCTACGCGCTCTGCGCGCAAGTCCTAGAGCCGGGTGTGCCTTTCGCCGAAGCGATGAATCGCATCTTTGGACAGCCGACGCTCATCGAGCCGGATGAGGCAATGGCGCAGGCATATGCACGCGCCTACGCACATTACTGCCACTATCTCGAAAGCATGCTGCAGATGAGCGATGAACCAAGTTCTTACGCGAAACCTAATCTGGACTTTGTCCCTTAG
- a CDS encoding alcohol dehydrogenase, translating to MEPNERSNVMHAMVCIAPFVLEWQPLTLPPLGPRDVLLHVSQTGICPSDVRVYVGKSSVKLPKILGHEAVAQVAGVGSEVTSVKPGQWVVPDGIIKCGTCPACRKGRPNKCQRVRYASGAYGEATIVPETNVYPLRETTLLRAATFTEPLACVLRGERMLRITPGETVLVIGCGPIGLLHVQVAKRFGARVLAADLKRERLDKALSLGADVALDPQQPLREAVLAETDGYGADAAVVAFGSSRLVEAAATVLGYGGRLNIFAGIYPSDPLSIDPNLIHYNELVITGSADHTPMDYAEALNLIERGLVQVLPLVSDVVPLRELQRGFEIVQSQQGLKVIVEVNPELTR from the coding sequence ATGGAACCGAATGAGCGATCGAACGTGATGCATGCGATGGTGTGCATAGCGCCCTTCGTGCTGGAATGGCAACCATTGACGCTTCCTCCGTTGGGCCCGCGGGATGTGTTGTTGCACGTGTCGCAGACCGGTATCTGCCCCAGCGACGTGCGAGTCTATGTCGGCAAGTCCTCCGTCAAGTTGCCCAAGATCCTCGGCCACGAGGCCGTCGCACAGGTCGCTGGAGTGGGCAGCGAAGTGACCAGTGTGAAGCCCGGCCAGTGGGTCGTGCCCGATGGCATCATCAAGTGCGGCACATGTCCGGCCTGTCGCAAAGGCCGGCCGAATAAATGTCAGCGCGTGCGCTACGCCAGTGGCGCGTACGGCGAGGCCACCATCGTCCCGGAGACCAACGTCTATCCGTTGCGCGAAACCACGCTGCTGCGCGCCGCCACGTTCACCGAGCCATTGGCTTGCGTGTTGCGCGGCGAGCGCATGCTGCGCATCACACCAGGCGAGACTGTGCTCGTGATCGGCTGTGGGCCGATCGGCCTGCTCCATGTGCAGGTGGCCAAGCGTTTCGGCGCGCGCGTTTTGGCTGCCGACCTCAAGCGCGAACGGCTGGACAAGGCGCTCTCGCTCGGCGCGGATGTCGCGTTGGATCCACAGCAACCGCTGCGCGAGGCAGTCCTGGCTGAGACCGATGGCTACGGCGCCGACGCCGCCGTCGTCGCGTTCGGCTCATCCAGGTTGGTCGAGGCCGCTGCGACGGTGCTCGGCTATGGGGGACGGTTGAATATCTTCGCCGGCATATACCCCAGTGACCCGCTTTCAATTGATCCGAACTTGATCCATTACAACGAATTGGTCATCACCGGTTCAGCCGACCACACACCGATGGACTATGCCGAGGCGTTGAATTTGATCGAGCGCGGGCTGGTGCAGGTGCTGCCCCTCGTGAGCGACGTCGTTCCCCTGCGCGAACTGCAGCGCGGCTTCGAGATTGTGCAATCACAACAAGGGCTGAAAGTAATTGTCGAGGTCAATCCTGAATTGACGCGCTGA
- a CDS encoding ABC transporter substrate-binding protein, which translates to MSLQKFRAILGVMGATALTLAACAAPPAAAPAAPAAPAATEPAAPAQPTDPTGIVTREFAGSKLTLAAQTDQFVEAFRALIPKFEELSGIDVTMDELGYVDLRQKATADFVGKTANYDLITVDIVWSGEYGQNKWTVDLKPLIERDKAQLALDDILPVMWTLGSWGEGQWAYPLAGYANVLNYRTDLFEEAGVSVPKTLAELQEVATKLSRPDKGVWGIGLLGAKGPAVAQDFMAYVQQYGSSLLDENGKPAIDTEANLKALEGFKALFEAAPPDATGWWWGDRNDAFSSGKIAMMLNWSTAIKNHKNPDLNPFAEKIETAFSPLGTEAGKYGFGGWGIGINADSKNKEAAWMFIKWITSPPIQKEWVDNNGSPIRRSTLTDPELVKKYPWFPILLESYEKGDGDYRPRQPWYSKMEDVIGTEVNAYLVGQIDAKTALANMQKAALDIIK; encoded by the coding sequence ATGTCTTTGCAAAAGTTTCGTGCCATTCTTGGAGTGATGGGCGCAACGGCGCTCACACTCGCAGCTTGCGCCGCGCCTCCGGCGGCTGCCCCTGCAGCCCCTGCTGCGCCAGCAGCGACCGAACCTGCTGCGCCGGCGCAACCCACCGATCCCACCGGCATCGTCACCCGCGAATTTGCCGGCAGCAAACTGACGCTGGCTGCGCAAACCGACCAGTTCGTCGAAGCCTTCCGCGCCCTGATTCCGAAGTTCGAGGAGCTATCGGGCATTGATGTGACCATGGACGAGCTGGGCTATGTGGACCTACGCCAGAAGGCGACCGCCGACTTCGTTGGCAAAACGGCCAATTACGACCTCATCACCGTGGACATCGTGTGGAGCGGCGAGTACGGCCAGAATAAGTGGACGGTAGACCTCAAGCCGCTGATCGAGCGGGACAAGGCGCAACTCGCCCTCGACGACATCCTGCCGGTGATGTGGACGTTAGGAAGTTGGGGGGAGGGCCAATGGGCCTACCCATTGGCCGGCTACGCGAATGTCTTGAACTATCGCACCGATCTATTTGAGGAAGCCGGCGTCAGCGTACCCAAGACGCTGGCCGAGCTGCAAGAAGTTGCCACCAAACTCTCCCGGCCCGACAAGGGTGTGTGGGGTATCGGCTTGCTTGGCGCCAAGGGACCCGCAGTAGCGCAGGACTTTATGGCGTATGTGCAGCAATACGGAAGCAGCCTGTTGGATGAGAACGGCAAGCCGGCCATTGACACCGAGGCCAACCTCAAGGCGCTGGAGGGCTTCAAGGCGCTATTCGAGGCTGCGCCGCCCGATGCCACCGGCTGGTGGTGGGGTGACCGCAACGATGCCTTCTCCAGCGGCAAGATCGCCATGATGCTGAACTGGAGCACGGCCATCAAGAACCACAAGAACCCCGACCTCAACCCCTTCGCTGAAAAGATCGAAACAGCCTTCTCGCCGCTGGGTACGGAAGCTGGCAAATACGGCTTCGGCGGCTGGGGCATCGGCATCAATGCCGACTCGAAGAACAAGGAAGCGGCATGGATGTTCATCAAGTGGATCACCAGCCCACCAATCCAAAAAGAGTGGGTGGACAACAACGGCTCGCCCATCCGGCGCTCCACTTTGACCGACCCGGAGCTGGTGAAGAAGTACCCGTGGTTCCCCATCCTGCTGGAGTCGTATGAGAAAGGGGACGGCGACTACCGGCCGCGCCAGCCGTGGTATAGCAAGATGGAGGACGTGATCGGCACCGAAGTGAACGCTTATCTGGTCGGCCAGATTGACGCCAAGACCGCACTGGCCAATATGCAGAAGGCGGCGCTCGACATCATCAAGTGA
- a CDS encoding sugar ABC transporter permease yields the protein MLGPVLAFVLAIALAPLLFSLFISLTDYRLTDPTQAKPFVGLGNYLKAFQDKAVLETLANTVVFTVGAVTSQVLLGLALALLMSGETPFMRTLRSLAIMPLALPPLVVGLVWKALYNPQFGPVAYYLKQIGLSVDRGFLGEFTTAMPAVLVIDLWQWTPLLMIIFLAGLKSLPTEMLEAAYVDGASRTQAFFYITLPMLLPVIFIGVLLRTMNAFKVFDIIFATTGGGPGNATSVLNFHIYKVGLTFFDMGYAAALANILLFMIGVCCAFYVVLLRRQRATEF from the coding sequence ATGCTAGGGCCAGTGCTGGCTTTCGTGCTGGCTATCGCCCTGGCCCCCCTGCTGTTCTCGCTCTTCATCAGCTTGACCGACTACCGGCTGACCGATCCGACCCAGGCCAAGCCGTTCGTCGGCTTGGGCAACTATCTCAAGGCTTTCCAGGACAAGGCCGTGCTCGAAACGCTGGCCAACACGGTGGTGTTTACCGTCGGTGCGGTCACCTCGCAAGTGTTACTTGGGCTGGCGCTGGCGCTATTGATGTCCGGCGAGACGCCGTTCATGCGCACGCTGCGCTCATTAGCGATCATGCCACTGGCGCTGCCGCCGCTGGTGGTCGGTTTGGTATGGAAGGCACTCTACAACCCGCAGTTCGGGCCGGTAGCGTATTACCTCAAGCAGATAGGCTTGTCGGTGGACCGCGGCTTCCTGGGCGAGTTCACCACTGCGATGCCTGCTGTGCTAGTGATTGATCTGTGGCAGTGGACGCCGCTGTTGATGATCATTTTTCTCGCCGGCCTGAAGAGCCTGCCCACCGAGATGCTGGAAGCGGCATACGTAGATGGGGCCAGCCGGACGCAGGCATTCTTCTACATTACCTTGCCCATGCTGCTGCCGGTTATCTTCATCGGTGTGTTGCTGCGCACGATGAATGCCTTCAAAGTCTTCGACATTATCTTCGCCACGACCGGCGGTGGGCCGGGCAACGCCACATCGGTGTTGAACTTCCACATCTATAAGGTCGGCCTGACGTTCTTCGACATGGGCTACGCGGCTGCGCTAGCCAACATCCTGCTGTTCATGATCGGCGTATGCTGCGCGTTCTACGTTGTGCTGCTACGGCGGCAAAGGGCAACAGAATTCTAA
- a CDS encoding sugar ABC transporter permease, protein MRASRTENLLRNALAILVIAFFLMPIVWLFTTSLKLQRDTFQLPPVWLGFQPTLNNFAFAINQIQVGRFVLNSVIISAGTTLISVVLGTLGGYAVSRSRLRFVGASSYFFLVLLMIPPVAMLVPFYLIMRDLGLLGTYWAVIILDTVYNAPFVVWMMSNYFRSVPTEMEQAALVDGASHFQAFRLVALPLAVPGIIASVLYCLIFSWNDFIFALLLTSPSTKTVPLAIMGQFSTAQLQWGYMAALSVFAVLPVLLVALVLNRYFVQGLTAGATKG, encoded by the coding sequence ATGCGGGCCTCCCGGACAGAAAACCTCCTCCGCAACGCGCTGGCTATACTGGTCATTGCCTTCTTCTTGATGCCCATCGTCTGGCTGTTCACCACATCACTCAAACTGCAGCGCGACACCTTTCAGTTGCCACCGGTGTGGCTGGGCTTCCAACCTACCCTGAATAACTTCGCCTTCGCGATCAATCAGATTCAAGTCGGCCGGTTCGTGTTGAACAGTGTGATCATCTCCGCCGGCACGACGCTCATCTCGGTGGTGCTGGGAACACTAGGAGGCTACGCCGTGTCACGTTCCAGGTTACGCTTCGTCGGCGCGTCGAGCTACTTCTTCCTGGTGCTGTTGATGATCCCGCCGGTGGCGATGCTGGTGCCGTTCTACCTTATCATGCGCGATCTCGGCTTGCTCGGCACCTATTGGGCGGTGATCATCCTCGACACCGTCTACAACGCGCCGTTCGTGGTGTGGATGATGAGCAATTACTTCCGGTCTGTCCCCACGGAGATGGAGCAGGCCGCCCTGGTGGACGGCGCGTCCCACTTTCAGGCCTTTCGGCTGGTCGCGCTGCCGTTGGCTGTGCCGGGCATCATCGCATCGGTGTTGTATTGCCTGATCTTCTCGTGGAACGACTTCATCTTCGCGCTGCTGCTCACTTCGCCTTCGACCAAGACCGTGCCCCTGGCCATCATGGGCCAGTTCAGCACGGCCCAGTTGCAATGGGGCTACATGGCGGCGCTCAGCGTGTTCGCCGTGTTGCCCGTGCTGCTGGTTGCCCTTGTGCTGAACCGCTACTTCGTGCAAGGGCTGACCGCCGGCGCGACCAAGGGATGA
- a CDS encoding fructose-bisphosphate aldolase, translated as MTVNYTKRRLHRIFNADDKTVIVAMDHGSYLDRPMAGVSDPARIIRETLAAGADAILTTFGTAMRCSDALGRGGLILSMNDDMPITDVAVERALQLGADALKVILYPFTGNRQNQTNCERLGMDCARWGLPFLVETIPGTFAAGPEMRTPEKIAAGARLGAECGADFIKTFYTGSPDSFRIVLENATVPVVVLGGERATDPHDVLAQIHDAMQAGASGVAVGRNIWGHESPAKMTAAIAAIVHGSASVDEAMRLL; from the coding sequence ATGACGGTCAATTACACCAAGCGCCGGCTGCATCGCATCTTCAATGCCGATGACAAGACCGTGATCGTGGCCATGGATCATGGCAGCTATCTCGACCGGCCGATGGCTGGTGTGAGCGATCCGGCGCGCATCATCCGTGAGACGCTGGCTGCCGGCGCAGATGCCATCCTTACCACCTTCGGCACGGCGATGCGCTGCAGCGATGCGTTGGGGCGCGGCGGCCTCATTCTCAGCATGAACGACGACATGCCCATTACCGACGTCGCTGTGGAGCGCGCGCTCCAACTAGGCGCCGACGCGCTCAAGGTCATTCTCTACCCGTTCACCGGCAATCGCCAGAACCAGACCAACTGTGAACGATTGGGGATGGACTGCGCCCGGTGGGGATTGCCGTTTCTAGTAGAGACAATTCCCGGCACGTTCGCCGCCGGGCCGGAGATGCGCACGCCGGAGAAGATCGCCGCTGGTGCGCGCCTCGGCGCGGAGTGCGGCGCCGACTTCATCAAGACGTTTTACACCGGTTCGCCTGACTCCTTTCGCATCGTGCTGGAAAATGCCACAGTGCCGGTCGTCGTGCTAGGCGGCGAGCGGGCGACCGATCCGCACGATGTGCTGGCACAGATTCATGACGCCATGCAAGCTGGCGCTAGCGGCGTCGCCGTCGGGCGCAACATCTGGGGGCACGAATCGCCTGCGAAGATGACGGCGGCCATCGCGGCAATCGTTCACGGCAGCGCAAGTGTGGATGAAGCCATGCGACTGTTGTAA
- a CDS encoding alcohol dehydrogenase — protein sequence MRALVVSDRLTFREDYPTPEPPPGEALIRVTRGGICNTDVEILKGYFGFRGVLGHEFVGVIEALNPLPGTTPHVRIGDRVVGEINCVPCDSPARNAFERAQDPTRNTLGIDRRDGAFADYTVLPIVNLHRVPENVSDDEAVFVEPLAAACQILEQVHVKPTDRVAVLGDGKLGLLCAQVIAAGAPCDLTVIGKHDNKLAIARDRGIRTASIQEATLRAFDVVVECTGSPVGFEHARQLLRPRGTLVLKSTYHGLPEVNLTMIVVDEITIVGSRCGPFAAALRLLERRRVDVRPLIHARYPLAQGAPALEHAQRPGVLKVLLDVA from the coding sequence ATGCGCGCGCTCGTCGTCTCCGACCGATTGACCTTCCGCGAGGACTATCCGACACCCGAACCGCCGCCGGGTGAGGCGCTCATCCGCGTCACGCGCGGCGGTATCTGCAACACCGATGTCGAAATCCTCAAGGGCTACTTCGGCTTTCGCGGCGTGCTCGGCCACGAGTTCGTCGGCGTGATCGAGGCGCTGAACCCGCTGCCGGGCACGACGCCCCACGTGCGCATCGGCGACCGCGTCGTCGGCGAGATCAACTGCGTGCCGTGCGACTCGCCTGCGCGCAACGCCTTTGAGCGCGCGCAAGACCCGACGCGCAACACGCTGGGCATTGACCGGCGCGACGGCGCCTTTGCCGATTACACCGTGCTCCCCATCGTCAACCTGCATCGCGTGCCGGAGAATGTGAGCGACGACGAGGCTGTCTTTGTCGAGCCGCTAGCTGCTGCCTGCCAGATCCTGGAGCAGGTGCATGTCAAGCCCACCGATCGCGTCGCCGTGCTCGGGGATGGCAAGCTCGGCTTGCTGTGCGCGCAGGTCATCGCCGCCGGTGCGCCGTGCGACCTGACCGTGATCGGCAAGCACGACAACAAGCTGGCGATTGCGCGCGACCGCGGCATCCGCACTGCATCTATCCAGGAGGCCACGCTGCGTGCGTTCGACGTCGTCGTGGAGTGCACCGGCTCGCCGGTCGGCTTCGAGCACGCCCGCCAGTTGCTGCGCCCGCGCGGAACGCTGGTGTTGAAGAGCACCTACCACGGCCTGCCGGAAGTGAACCTGACGATGATCGTGGTGGACGAGATCACGATCGTCGGTTCACGTTGTGGGCCGTTCGCTGCTGCGCTGCGCCTGCTGGAGCGGAGGCGGGTGGACGTGCGCCCGCTCATCCATGCCCGCTATCCGTTGGCGCAGGGCGCGCCGGCGCTCGAACACGCGCAGCGGCCGGGCGTGCTGAAAGTGCTGCTCGATGTGGCGTGA
- a CDS encoding glyoxalase, which yields MGEPPIHPQTAIGHVHLKVSDLERAVRFYTEVMGFELMQRWGDSAAFLSAGGYHHHIGLNTWESRGAAPPPRRTTGLYHFAILYPNRKELARAFKRLLDHGWPIDGASDHGVSEAIYLRDPDGNGIEIYRDRPREEWPRGADGKLAMHNAPLDFAGLLAELDAEPG from the coding sequence ATGGGCGAGCCACCCATCCACCCACAAACTGCGATCGGCCATGTGCACCTGAAGGTGAGCGATCTGGAGCGCGCCGTGCGCTTCTACACCGAGGTGATGGGCTTCGAGCTGATGCAGCGCTGGGGTGACAGCGCTGCTTTTTTGTCCGCCGGCGGCTATCACCACCACATCGGCCTGAACACTTGGGAGAGCCGCGGCGCCGCTCCGCCGCCGCGCCGCACCACCGGCCTGTATCACTTCGCCATCCTCTATCCAAACCGCAAGGAGTTGGCCCGCGCGTTCAAACGCTTGCTCGATCACGGCTGGCCGATTGACGGCGCCAGCGACCACGGTGTGAGCGAGGCAATCTACCTGCGCGACCCGGACGGTAACGGCATCGAGATCTATCGCGACCGGCCGCGCGAGGAATGGCCGCGCGGTGCGGACGGTAAACTGGCCATGCACAACGCGCCCCTCGACTTCGCCGGCTTGCTGGCCGAGCTGGATGCCGAGCCGGGCTGA
- a CDS encoding polyisoprenoid-binding protein encodes MSWILDTAHTSVKFSARHMMISTVTGQFSRVSGKVDFDEAAPEKTQVHVKIAADSLDTKDERRDAHLKSPDFLDVTNHPYIEFKSTRVERTGERTAKLHGDLTIRGVTRPVTLDVEYLGKAKSPWGTWNAGFEATGKINREDWGLNWNMLLETGGWLVGKEVKIEIAAELIQQQEQPAAVEATPA; translated from the coding sequence ATGAGCTGGATACTCGACACCGCGCACACGAGCGTGAAGTTCTCGGCGCGCCACATGATGATCAGCACGGTCACCGGCCAATTCAGCCGGGTGAGCGGCAAGGTGGACTTCGACGAAGCGGCGCCGGAGAAGACGCAGGTCCACGTCAAGATCGCGGCGGACAGCCTGGATACGAAGGATGAGCGACGCGACGCGCACTTGAAGTCGCCCGACTTCCTCGACGTGACCAACCACCCTTACATCGAATTCAAGAGCACGCGCGTGGAGCGCACCGGCGAGCGCACTGCCAAGCTGCACGGCGACCTGACCATCCGCGGCGTGACCCGGCCGGTGACGTTGGACGTCGAGTACCTCGGCAAGGCCAAGTCACCCTGGGGCACGTGGAACGCCGGTTTCGAGGCCACGGGCAAGATCAACCGCGAGGACTGGGGACTGAACTGGAACATGCTGCTGGAGACCGGCGGCTGGCTCGTCGGTAAGGAAGTCAAGATCGAGATCGCTGCTGAACTCATCCAGCAGCAGGAGCAGCCCGCTGCGGTGGAGGCAACGCCGGCGTGA
- the trpA gene encoding tryptophan synthase alpha chain, which yields MTRHQQPTTHHQQPTTGDQRPSTGLSAIAAAFARAKAEGRPALMPYWSLGYPDVETSLRVIEAIAHAGADLIELGVPFSDPLADGPVIQRANQIALERGITVSQGMQIAARARAAGVPIPFLAMGYLNPVIAYGEARYVADWQRAGADGLIVPDLPPEECDTLKRECDAREMALVQFTAPTSTDARIGLATKYASGFIYIVSVAGVTGARDRLAEGLRDYVERVKARANGVPVAVGFGISKPEHVREVGQFADGVIVGAALIRAAGDAPDPARAAYEFVSGLRYWT from the coding sequence ATGACTCGCCACCAACAGCCGACGACCCACCACCAGCAACCAACGACCGGCGACCAACGACCGTCCACCGGACTCTCCGCCATCGCCGCCGCATTTGCCCGCGCCAAGGCCGAGGGCCGGCCGGCGCTCATGCCCTATTGGTCACTTGGCTATCCCGACGTTGAAACGTCGCTGCGCGTGATCGAAGCCATCGCCCACGCCGGCGCCGACCTGATCGAACTCGGCGTGCCGTTCAGCGACCCGCTGGCCGACGGCCCGGTCATCCAGCGTGCCAATCAGATCGCGCTCGAGCGCGGCATCACCGTGAGCCAAGGCATGCAGATCGCTGCGCGCGCCCGCGCGGCCGGCGTCCCCATCCCCTTCTTGGCGATGGGCTACCTCAACCCCGTCATTGCCTATGGCGAGGCGCGCTATGTGGCCGACTGGCAGCGCGCCGGCGCCGATGGGTTGATCGTGCCCGACCTGCCGCCGGAGGAGTGCGACACGCTCAAGCGCGAATGCGACGCGCGCGAGATGGCGCTGGTGCAGTTCACGGCGCCCACCAGCACCGACGCCCGCATCGGCCTGGCAACGAAATACGCCAGCGGGTTCATCTACATCGTCTCGGTGGCCGGCGTGACCGGCGCGCGCGATCGGCTGGCCGAAGGGCTGCGCGACTACGTGGAGCGCGTGAAGGCTCGGGCCAACGGCGTGCCGGTCGCGGTTGGCTTCGGCATCAGCAAGCCGGAGCACGTGCGCGAGGTCGGCCAGTTTGCCGATGGCGTGATCGTCGGCGCGGCGCTCATCCGCGCTGCCGGCGACGCACCCGACCCGGCCCGCGCGGCATACGAGTTCGTCTCTGGCCTGCGGTACTGGACATGA
- a CDS encoding flavin reductase — translation MISPDAFKQVMRRWASTVTIITTKAGDTIYGLTATAFSSLSVNPPEVFVSINKQTRTHPLIEQGGVFCVNFLAPEMIHISDRFAGRYPNEERFQDVRYRAEATGAPVLDDAIAYLDCTVARALDAGDHTIFIGLVQASGVQRPDDAPLLYFNGRYHRLGDAAT, via the coding sequence ATGATCTCTCCCGATGCTTTCAAGCAGGTGATGCGGCGCTGGGCCAGCACCGTCACCATCATCACCACCAAGGCCGGCGACACGATCTACGGGCTGACGGCGACCGCGTTCTCATCGCTCAGCGTCAACCCACCCGAAGTCTTCGTCAGCATCAACAAGCAAACGCGCACCCACCCGCTGATCGAGCAGGGCGGCGTGTTTTGCGTGAACTTCCTCGCGCCGGAGATGATCCACATCTCCGACCGCTTCGCCGGCCGCTACCCGAACGAGGAGCGCTTCCAAGATGTGCGCTATCGTGCCGAAGCGACCGGCGCGCCGGTACTCGACGATGCCATCGCTTATCTCGATTGCACCGTGGCGCGCGCGCTCGACGCCGGCGATCACACTATTTTCATCGGCTTGGTGCAAGCTTCCGGCGTGCAGCGCCCCGACGACGCGCCGCTGCTCTACTTCAACGGCCGCTACCATCGCCTCGGCGACGCGGCAACCTGA
- a CDS encoding DNA-binding response regulator, with protein sequence MIRLLIADDDVIVRKDLRSELAATNDIDVIGEADNSQIAVTLTEKLHPDVVLLDETLPPIPISLLITQLRATTNSLQIIILAFDSELRAVLDMLQAGASGYFLHNDAPSLLLQAIRAVYSGLVCFSPTVRHRCTKRPTDWITLFTANTSTNEDLSVRERDVLRWMALGLSNAQIAKKLMISPATVKNHITSIYAKLAVHSPREAIAWAWMNGLVQRERE encoded by the coding sequence ATGATTCGACTCCTGATTGCGGATGACGATGTCATTGTTCGAAAGGACCTGAGATCCGAATTAGCCGCAACAAACGATATAGATGTCATTGGTGAAGCGGATAACAGCCAGATAGCAGTCACCTTAACCGAGAAGCTCCATCCGGATGTCGTTCTACTCGACGAAACCCTTCCGCCCATCCCCATTTCTCTCCTAATTACTCAACTGCGCGCTACGACGAATTCGTTACAAATTATCATCCTCGCATTCGACAGTGAACTGCGCGCAGTTTTGGATATGTTACAAGCCGGGGCGAGTGGCTATTTCCTGCATAATGATGCACCTTCGCTGCTCCTGCAGGCGATTCGCGCTGTTTATTCCGGCCTTGTGTGTTTTAGCCCCACTGTGCGACATCGCTGCACTAAACGACCCACTGACTGGATTACCTTGTTCACTGCAAACACGTCCACGAACGAGGACCTCAGCGTGCGCGAACGAGATGTGCTACGTTGGATGGCACTCGGTTTAAGCAACGCACAAATCGCAAAGAAACTGATGATTAGTCCGGCAACCGTGAAGAATCACATCACCAGCATCTACGCAAAACTTGCGGTGCACTCTCCTCGAGAAGCAATTGCGTGGGCCTGGATGAACGGCTTGGTGCAACGCGAGAGGGAGTAG